The DNA sequence CCCCGACGGGCCGCTGCCCACCGGGCCGACGCTCGCGGACCCCGCCTACCTCATCCACACCTCCGGTTCCACGGGCCGTCCCAAAGGCGTCCTCGTCGGCCACGCCTCGCTCGCCAACCTCTGCGCCGGGCACGGCACGGACCACATCGCCCCGGCCGTCGCCCGGGCCGGCCGGGAACGTCTCCGGGTCACGCACAGCGCCTCGTTCGCCTTCGACGCGTCCTGGGACCCGCTGCTGTGGATGGTCCACGGGCACGAGCTGCACCTGCTGGACGACGCCGCCTACCGGGATCCCGCGGCGCTCACCGCGTACGTCGACAGGCATCTGGTCGACTATCTCGACGTCACCCCCTCCTACGCCGAAGCGCTCATCGCCGAAGGCCTGCTGGACGAGGGCCGCCACCACCCGGCCCATCTGGTGGTCGGCGGGGAGACCGTCCCCCCGCCGTTGTGGGAACGGCTGACCGAGGCCGGGTCCGTGCACCCGGTCAACCTCTACGGGCCGACCGAGACGACGGTCGACGCGTACTACTGGGTGCCCGGGTCCTCGGCCGCCCGGCCCGACGGCCGCCCCGTACGCGGCTCACGCGTCTACGTCCTGGACTCCTCCCTCCGTCCCGTGCCCGTCGGCGTGACGGGGGAACTGTACGTCGCGGGGGCCTGCCTGGCCCTCGGCTATCTGGGCCGCCCCGACCTGACGGCCGAGCGGTTCGTCGCCGACCCGTTCGGCGCGCCGAACGGCGCTCCCGGGGGCCGGATGTACCGCACCGGCGACCTGGTGCGTCGCCGCGAGGACCACACGCTGGAGTTCCTGGGGCGCGGCGACGACCAGGTGAAGATCCGCGGCTTCCGGATCGAACTCGGTGAGATCCAGGCACGGCTGGCCGCGCACCCGCGGGTCGCGGCGGCAGCGGTCATCGCCCGCGACACCGGTCACGGCAAGCGGCTGCTGGCCTACGCGGTCCCGGCAAAGGAGAGGAACGCCCTCCCGGCGGGGCCCGAGGGCACGCCGGCCGCCGCCAGCGCGCCGCTCACCCCCGCCGAGCTCCGCGACCACCTGGCCGGAGCCCTGCCCGAGCACATGGTCCCCGCGACCGTGACGCTCCTGGACGCGCTGCCCCGTACCGCGAACGACAAGCTCGACCACCGCGCGCTGCCCGATCCCGAACCTCTCCCGCCCGTAGCGGGTGGCCCGGACGGCGCCGGCGGCGGGCCGCACGCCGAGATCGTGCGCGGGCTCTTCGCCGACGTGCTCGGTATCGCCGAACCCCCGGCCGCCGACGCGGGCTTCCTCGACCTCGGCGGGCATTCGCTGCTCGCCGCCCGGCTGGCCGCCCGCGTGCGGGAGCACTTCGGCGTGCCGATGGGCATCGCCGACGTCTTCCGCCACACCACGCCCGCCGCCCTGGCGGCACTGGTCCGCACGCGCGGCGGCGCGGCCACCGCGTCCGTCCCGCTCTCCCCCGTACCTCGCACCGGCCCCCTCCCCCTGTCCCCGGCCCAGCAGCGGCTGTGGTTCCTCCACCGCCTCGAAGGCCCCAGCCCCACCTACAACATCCCGCTCGTCCTGAACGTCAACGGTCCGGTCGACCGCGACACGCTCCAGCTCGCCCTGTACGACCTGGCGGAGCGTCACGAGACACTACGGACGGTATACCCGTCCACTGACAACGCCCCCGTCGCCACCGCCGACGGCGAGGGCGCGGGCGCCTCGCACGACATGCCCCACCAGCGGATCCTCGCCCCCGACGACCCGGCCGCCCGCCCGGTGCTGCACCTGGCGGAGCCGGGCAGCGATCTCACCGAGGCCGTGCGCCACCACTTCGACCTCGCCACCGAACCGCCGCTGCGCACGGTCCTGTTCAGCGAGTCGCCCGACCACCACACCCTGCTTCTCCTGCTGCACCACATCGCGGGCGACGGAGCCTCCACCACTCCCCTCGCGCGGGACCTGGCCGTCGCCTACACCGCCCGCGCCCGGGGCCGCGCACCGGAGTTCACCCCACTGAGCGGCCAGTACGTGGACCACGCGGCCCGGCTCCAGCGGCTCCTGGGCACCCCCGCCGAGCCGACCCCGCTCGCCGAGGCCCAGCTCGCGCACTGGCGCGACGCGCTCGCCGGGCTGCCGGACCAGCTGGAGCTGCCCACCGACCGGCCCCGGCCGCCCGTGGCCACCTCTGCGGGCGACACCGTGCCCTTCGCCCTGGACGCCACCACGCACGAGGCGCTGCGCCGGCTCGCACGGGCGCACGGGGCGACCGTGTTCATGACGGTGCAGGCCGGGCTCGCGGCCCTGCTGACCCGGCACGGCTGCGGCACCGATATCCCCGTCGGTACCCCCGTCGCGGGCCGCGACGACGATGCCACCGCCGGGCTCGTCGGCTTCTTCACCAACACCGTGGTCCTGCGCACCGACACCTCCGGCGACCCCTCCTTCGGCGATCTGCTGGACCGGGTACGGACGGTCACGCTCGCCGCGTACGAGCACGACGCGCTGCCCTTCGACCACCTCGTCGAGGCGCTGAACCCGCCGCGTTCACTGGCCCGGCATCCACTGTTCCAGACCATGCTGGCCTGGCAGTCGCTGCCGGACGGACCCGTCTCCCTCGGCCCGGACACCACTGCCCGGCTGACCGCCGTGCCGTCCGGCACCGCGAAGTTCGACCTGACCCTGAACGCGGGCGAACTGCCCGGCGGCGGGATCGGGGGCTTCCTGGAGTTCCGCACCGACCTCTTCGACCGGTCGACCGCCCAGGCCCTCGCGGACCGGCTGTCCCGGCTCCTCTCCGCGGCGGCCCGGCGGCCCGGGACCCCGGTCGGCCTGCTGCCGGTCCTCGACGAGGCCGAGATCCACCGTGCCGTGGTCGGGGCCAACGGCGTCCACCACGACCGGACGGTGCCGCTCACCCTCGCCGAGGTCTACGGGGTGGCGGCGCGCCGCCACCCGGACCGGACGGCGGTGAGCTGTGGGAACGCGTCGCTGACGTACGCCGAACTGTCCTCCCGGGCCCGGTCCCTGGCACGGCTGCTGGCCGGCCGGGGAATCGGTCCCGGTTCGATCGTGGCGCTCGCGCTACCGCGCTCCACGGACCTGGTGGCCGGGCTGCTCGCGGTGTCGCTGGCCGGGGCGGCGTATCTGCCGATGGACCCGGACTACCCGGCGGACCGGCTCGCGTACATGCTGGACGACGCCCGTCCGGCGGCGCTGATCACCGACGCCGCGACCGCCGGACTGCTGCCCGCGCACGAGCTGCCGCTGATCACGGTCGACGAGGCTGCCGGCTTCCCGGACGGACCCCTCGGCCAGGCGGACCGCACCCGGCCGCTGGGCCCTGATGACCCGGCGTACGTCATCTACACCTCGGGGTCCACCGGCCGCCCGAAGGGAGTCGTGGTCACCCAGCACAACGTGACGCGGCTGCTGACGGCCACCGAACACTGGTTCTCGTTCGGGCCCGACGACGTGTGGACGCTGTTCCACTCCTACGCCTTCGACTTCTCGGTGTGGGAGCTGTGGGGTGCGCTGTTGTACGGCGGGCGCGTCGTCGTCGTCCCGTACGCGACCAGCCGGGACCCGCGGGCGTTCCTGCGGCTGCTGGCGGACGAGGGGGTGACCGTCCTCAACCAGACGCCGTCCGCCTTCTACCAGCTGGCCGCCGCCGACCGGGAGGCTCCGGGACGCGAACTGGCTCTGCGGTACGTGGTGTTCGGCGGCGAGGCGCTGGAGCTGGGGCGGCTCGCGGACTGGTACACCCGCCACCAGGAGAACGCGCCGACGCTCGTCAACATGTACGGCATCACCGAGACGACCGTCCATGTCTCCCATCTGGCGCTGGACCGGGCGACCGCCGCCGCCGCGGTCTCCAGCGCCATCGGGGTGAACATTCCCGATCTGCGCGTCTATGTGCTGGACGACCGCCTGCAGCCGGTGCCGCCGGGGGTCACCGGCGAGATGTATGTCGCCGGTGAGGGGGTGGCGCTCGGCTATCTGGGCCGTCCGGACCTGACGGCCGGGCGCTTCGTCGCCGATCCGTTCGCGCGTCTCTTCGGGGAGAGCGGCCGGCGGATGTACCGCTCGGGCGACCTCGCCCGGCGGCGCGTGGACGGCACGCTGGAGTACTTCGGCCGGAGC is a window from the Streptomyces sp. MMBL 11-1 genome containing:
- a CDS encoding amino acid adenylation domain-containing protein — encoded protein: MHERPNRPTSSSAAHPDGAPSPGLPLLTAQSGIYYAHQLAPLGTELNTADCVEIDGPLDGDLFAEALRRTVGEAETLALRVYEADGVPVQRIAPAARPVVRRLELTEEQAEAWMREDLARPVDLSVDGALMTQALIRIGEGRHLWYQRVHHIAVDAYALSLIGQRVAELYRALVAGQPLPESRFAPLSELTEQEAAYLAGEEYTADRVFWAARTAGSSVIPLPRSPAPSDPSGDGPVHRTTGLPAESLQRLSGAARVAKATWAELVVAATAGHLHRLTGAEDVVLGLPLTNRRGPAALRTPAMTVNVLPLRISVRPGDTGAELLRRVVLEIRAVRRHQRYPQADLRRDLALESADIPLTGPMVNIRPFDGGLDFAGATGTVRNLAAGPVEGLAVGAAPGPGGGLRLTLDADPAAYGPEDLAAHEDTWLHYLDGLTELLLTDPDRAIGTLDLLPGDQVREAMTYGRSEPAAPLPLPRSFTAQAARTPDAVAVRSTVAGTFRGAISATDTSAGSDEAAEPGVRLTFAELDAVSDRLAHLLAGTGARAAGEGRRGTVALALPRTADMVVALLAVLKAGLVCQPLDLGHPAARTLAVLEDARPMCVIGTAATLASLPDHGLPAVALDAPATADALAACPDGPLPTGPTLADPAYLIHTSGSTGRPKGVLVGHASLANLCAGHGTDHIAPAVARAGRERLRVTHSASFAFDASWDPLLWMVHGHELHLLDDAAYRDPAALTAYVDRHLVDYLDVTPSYAEALIAEGLLDEGRHHPAHLVVGGETVPPPLWERLTEAGSVHPVNLYGPTETTVDAYYWVPGSSAARPDGRPVRGSRVYVLDSSLRPVPVGVTGELYVAGACLALGYLGRPDLTAERFVADPFGAPNGAPGGRMYRTGDLVRRREDHTLEFLGRGDDQVKIRGFRIELGEIQARLAAHPRVAAAAVIARDTGHGKRLLAYAVPAKERNALPAGPEGTPAAASAPLTPAELRDHLAGALPEHMVPATVTLLDALPRTANDKLDHRALPDPEPLPPVAGGPDGAGGGPHAEIVRGLFADVLGIAEPPAADAGFLDLGGHSLLAARLAARVREHFGVPMGIADVFRHTTPAALAALVRTRGGAATASVPLSPVPRTGPLPLSPAQQRLWFLHRLEGPSPTYNIPLVLNVNGPVDRDTLQLALYDLAERHETLRTVYPSTDNAPVATADGEGAGASHDMPHQRILAPDDPAARPVLHLAEPGSDLTEAVRHHFDLATEPPLRTVLFSESPDHHTLLLLLHHIAGDGASTTPLARDLAVAYTARARGRAPEFTPLSGQYVDHAARLQRLLGTPAEPTPLAEAQLAHWRDALAGLPDQLELPTDRPRPPVATSAGDTVPFALDATTHEALRRLARAHGATVFMTVQAGLAALLTRHGCGTDIPVGTPVAGRDDDATAGLVGFFTNTVVLRTDTSGDPSFGDLLDRVRTVTLAAYEHDALPFDHLVEALNPPRSLARHPLFQTMLAWQSLPDGPVSLGPDTTARLTAVPSGTAKFDLTLNAGELPGGGIGGFLEFRTDLFDRSTAQALADRLSRLLSAAARRPGTPVGLLPVLDEAEIHRAVVGANGVHHDRTVPLTLAEVYGVAARRHPDRTAVSCGNASLTYAELSSRARSLARLLAGRGIGPGSIVALALPRSTDLVAGLLAVSLAGAAYLPMDPDYPADRLAYMLDDARPAALITDAATAGLLPAHELPLITVDEAAGFPDGPLGQADRTRPLGPDDPAYVIYTSGSTGRPKGVVVTQHNVTRLLTATEHWFSFGPDDVWTLFHSYAFDFSVWELWGALLYGGRVVVVPYATSRDPRAFLRLLADEGVTVLNQTPSAFYQLAAADREAPGRELALRYVVFGGEALELGRLADWYTRHQENAPTLVNMYGITETTVHVSHLALDRATAAAAVSSAIGVNIPDLRVYVLDDRLQPVPPGVTGEMYVAGEGVALGYLGRPDLTAGRFVADPFARLFGESGRRMYRSGDLARRRVDGTLEYFGRSDQQVKIRGFRIELGEIEAVLAAHPEVADVAVVVREDMPGDKRLVGYVVPAPGSDPVSAALREHAAAMLPVHMTPSAVVVLERLPLTGNGKLDRKALPAPGAPVSAGGRAPRTVREEQLCAVFAEVLGLPSAGVEDNFFDLGGHSLLAVRLAGRIRSAFGIEVSIGTVFQAPTPAALDAALDVSREEDPLDVLLPLRPARPGDRAPVHCVHPAGGLSWCYAGLIRHLPVDVPIYGLQAQGVGGATADEPLPTTLEELATHYASRIREVQPEGPYRLLGWSTGGIIAHAIAAVLQEGGQEVELLAILDAYPAEGFRDLPVPDRAEALESLLTMGGYGPESLGDRELNTANVVEVLRREGSPLAALPAARIEALGEVYLNTNDLVRAYDHRVFRGDVLFFRATVDTIDDTLTPDTWAPYVSGRVDNTNVACSHKDMTLPEPIAHIARVVADRLTELEK